The Laspinema palackyanum D2c sequence TCTACGTCCTAGCAACTGGCGTTCCCAATGGAGTTTCAAGATTCGGCAGAAGTCATCGACGGAACCGAACAAATCTCCTACACTCAGCATGGGGCAAACAGATCTGTGAAAATTCAGCACTTTCAGCCTATCTAGTTGGCTCCTGTTTTATCCCGAACTGACGTTGTTTAGGAGTACCAAATGTTCTGGTTGAAGTTATTAATTCGTAAAGCTTACACTTTTCAACAGCTTGACAGGAACGAGCGCGTGCTGTTACTCCAAGCTTTAGTATTGCTGCCGGTAGTGGCGTTATTGCTGAAAATCTGGGGACTGAAGCACACCCAAGCTACTCTAGCAAGGCTAGCAGCTATGCCAATGATACGAAGAGAAAGCCAAAGCAGCGAGCGCTTGCCTCAAATTACGAGTGCAGTTCGCATGGTACGAACTGCTGTCAAGTATTACGGTTCTTGGGCTAACTGCTTGAAAAAGTCTCTAGTCTTATGGTATTTGTTACGTTGTCAGGGGATTGAACCCGAATTGCGAATTGGGGTACGAAAAGAAGCGGGTAAGTTTGAGGCTCATGCTTGGGTAGAGTATGAGGGAATAGTTTTAAACGATACAGCGGATGTGCGCTCACGCTTTGTGATGTTTGATCGCCCTATAAAAGCACTACCCTAATCGCTCCTGGCGATCAACAAGCAACATTTCATCCCACATTCCCCAGGTTGATTTAAAGTTGAACTCCATTAGCCGTAAGCAGGTGAATAGACTGAAAACATTGAAAAATCCATCTTAAAGTAGGAGTGGCGGTGGGTTTACCTAACTGATTCTTAATCGATTTTTTGGCTTGAGCTAGGGCTGACCTTAATTCTCTTTCCCCTAAGCTGTACACTAATAAGCAGAGTCCCATTACCATAGCTAGTGCCGCAACTCGTTGAGTATTTTTTAGAAAAACATTATCTGTAAAAAACATAGGGTATTTTTAAAATCGAACAATTTTAAAAAACATTCGCCTAGCTGTAATCGAGTTCCATTCGCTTTTTCAGTTGAATCAGCCTCTACGCTACCTCCTTCATAGATGAAACCCGAATTGGACGCAAGACGCAAACGGGTCGGATGATTACCGCAAGGGGTGTCAAACCGATTGCAAAAGTCCAATGGCCGCGAGAAGCTTGAAGGCTATATGGGATAGTTGAACCCTATTCCGGGTGGCACTTTACCCAAGAGTACGACTCGCTCAACAGTACAAACTTTCAAGCCTTTATTGATGCAATCTCTGAACAACTAGGTGATACCATTGCGGTGATTCAACTAGATGGGGCATCCGCCCATAGAGCTAAAGCCTTGGAATGGCCTGAGAATTTAATTCCAGTGTTTCAACCGCCTCACAGTCCCGAACTGAATCCGATTGAGAGGCTATGGGAATTCCTCAAGAGCCTATGAAAAGGAGAGAACTTTGCCTCGCTCCAGGAGTTACGCCAGCGTGTGACTAAAGAACTAGAAATGCTTACCTCAGAACAGATCCAATTTTTAACATCTTACAACTTTATCCTCGATACGTTATTAGCTACTAAGTTTGATCCGGTTGGGTTTCATCTTGTGCCAGCTTAAATTTAATTGATATAAGTGTAAGGTATCAGTGTTGACTCCTTCTGTTTTACTCGCCGCTAGAGCAATCTTTACAAACAGTTGGGTTAGTCCTGCTTCATGGAGGGGATCAAGCACTCTCCCAAGTTGGTCATCATTCAGGTGTTCTGGACGGACCCCTTCTCCCAAGAGGTGTTCTGTCGCTTTTCCCACAAAGAACTGGTCAAATAAGTACATTGGGACACTGACTAAGCCCAACCCATTGATAATCATAGCTTTGACTGCTATTCCCGCGCTGACGAGTTCTAACGGGTGGCTTCCTAGTTCGCGATTGAGGGTGTCTACCAGTAATAGGCGATCAATGATGCCTGCCACTATACCCAAGTGGTCAATGTCTTGTACACTAATGTCAGATGCTATCCCTGTCATCGTTAAAAAAATATTCTGACTGTCCTATTTTACCTGCGGAACGTGGGTTTCATGCCTAGATTTCAACTTCAGTTGCTTCAAAATATCAAACGAGCAACCCAATTAGTTTGGCAAAGCGCCCCTGGCTGGACGATTGCTAGTCTGGTGCTGCTTCTGGTTCAGGGTGTATTACCCTTGCTCTCTCTGTATCTGATGAAATTGCTCGTCGATACCGTCACAGTGGGAATAGCTGAGCCTGACAAAACAATAATTTTCAGGCAGATTCTCTTATTAATCACCTTAGTAGGCATTGCCACCCTTGTAAGCGACTTCTGCCGCTCCCTAGGCAACTTTACCACTGAAGCACAATCTCAAGTCGTGACGGATTACGTCCACGATATGCTTCATGCTAAATCGATTGAAGTTGACTTAGAGTATTACGAAAACGCCCAATATTACAATGCCCTACACCGCGCTCAACAAGAAGCAGCCTTTCGTCCGCCTCGCATCCTTACCAGCTTAATTCAAGTCGCTCAAAATGCGGTTTCCTTAGTTGCGATTGCGGGTTTATTATTATCCTTACATTGGAGTATTGGTGCAATATTATTTGCGGCTGCCGTTCCTGGGTTGCTGGTGCGCCTCAAACATACGGGAAAGCTTTTTCAGTCGCAGCGCGGTTGGACAAGTTTAGAAAGAATTGCTTATTACTTTCATTGGATGCTCACCCACGATACCTATGCCAAAGAAGTCCGCTTATTTGACTTAGGTTCTTTATTTCGCACCCGCTATCGCCACTTACGCCAGGAAATTCGCCAACAAAAACTAATCTTGGCGCGTCAGCGTTCCATGACAGAACTCGCCACGCAGGCTTCTGCCACTTTAGCTATTTTTGCTGCTTGCGGTTTTATCGCCTTCCAAACCGTGCAAGGTGCAATCACGTTAGGGGGACTGGTGATGTATTACCAGGCATTTCAGCGGGGACAGGGATTTTTGCGAGAAATGTTGAGCAGTGTTGCCAGTTTGTATGAAAATAGCTTGTTTTTATCGAATCTGTATGAGTTTCTCGACTTAAAACGCGCGATCTCAGAACCTCTTCATCCCCAACCCATGCCGAAACCGTTACAAATCGGTATTGAGTTTCACAATGTTGGGTTTCACTATCCTCACAGCAGTCGCGCCCTATTAGAGAATATTAACTTAACGATTAAAGCTGGGAATATAGTGGCTTTAGTTGGGGAAAATGGAGCCGGAAAGACCACTTTAATTAAGCTTTTGTGCCGGCTTTACGAGCCAACGAAAGGAAAAATTACCTTCGATAACATCGATTTGCGCCAACTGACAACAACAGATTTGCGGCGGGAAATTAGCGTTGTCTTTCAAGATTACGTTCATTATAATCTCACAGCACGGGAAAATATTGGGTTCGGTAATATTGATTTGTTAAGCGATGACAAGCAAATTGTAGCAGCCGCCCAAGCCGCTGGAGCAGAAGTGGCGATCGCTAAACTGCCTCGCGGTTACGATACCACCCTGGGAACCCAATTTGACCAAGGGGAAGAACTAAGTATTGGTGAATGGCAGAAGGTCGCGCTTGCGAGAGCTTTTTTGCGCCAATCCCAGATTATCATTTTAGATGAGCCAACTAGCGCCCTAGATGCTCAAGCTGAATTCGAGGTTTTTGAACAATTTCGCCAACTGACTCGCGGCAAAACCGCTATTTTGATTAGTCATCGTCTTTCAACCGTGAAAATGGCAGATCGCATCTTTGTTTTAAAAAATGGGAGCATTGTAGAAAGTGGCTCTCATTGGGAATTATTAGAATTAGGTGGAACTTACACCCGCTTGTTTGAAATGCAAGCCAAAAATTATCAATAACAGAATTGGGGATTATACATGACTGT is a genomic window containing:
- a CDS encoding lasso peptide biosynthesis B2 protein, encoding MFWLKLLIRKAYTFQQLDRNERVLLLQALVLLPVVALLLKIWGLKHTQATLARLAAMPMIRRESQSSERLPQITSAVRMVRTAVKYYGSWANCLKKSLVLWYLLRCQGIEPELRIGVRKEAGKFEAHAWVEYEGIVLNDTADVRSRFVMFDRPIKALP
- a CDS encoding transposase; amino-acid sequence: MVEPYSGWHFTQEYDSLNSTNFQAFIDAISEQLGDTIAVIQLDGASAHRAKALEWPENLIPVFQPPHSPELNPIERLWEFLKSL
- a CDS encoding ABC transporter ATP-binding protein; this encodes MPRFQLQLLQNIKRATQLVWQSAPGWTIASLVLLLVQGVLPLLSLYLMKLLVDTVTVGIAEPDKTIIFRQILLLITLVGIATLVSDFCRSLGNFTTEAQSQVVTDYVHDMLHAKSIEVDLEYYENAQYYNALHRAQQEAAFRPPRILTSLIQVAQNAVSLVAIAGLLLSLHWSIGAILFAAAVPGLLVRLKHTGKLFQSQRGWTSLERIAYYFHWMLTHDTYAKEVRLFDLGSLFRTRYRHLRQEIRQQKLILARQRSMTELATQASATLAIFAACGFIAFQTVQGAITLGGLVMYYQAFQRGQGFLREMLSSVASLYENSLFLSNLYEFLDLKRAISEPLHPQPMPKPLQIGIEFHNVGFHYPHSSRALLENINLTIKAGNIVALVGENGAGKTTLIKLLCRLYEPTKGKITFDNIDLRQLTTTDLRREISVVFQDYVHYNLTARENIGFGNIDLLSDDKQIVAAAQAAGAEVAIAKLPRGYDTTLGTQFDQGEELSIGEWQKVALARAFLRQSQIIILDEPTSALDAQAEFEVFEQFRQLTRGKTAILISHRLSTVKMADRIFVLKNGSIVESGSHWELLELGGTYTRLFEMQAKNYQ